The Alnus glutinosa chromosome 3, dhAlnGlut1.1, whole genome shotgun sequence nucleotide sequence GAAACAAGCATCTACACAGATCATCGGCCTACAGCCAAGAAGCCTTGCTTGCAAGCAGCCAACGAGACATACATCCACTAGAAGAACACTCAATCCCGCTGAATGTACGCTAAGGGACCCTGATTCCAATGCAGTAATGCATTGGCGTACTCCCTGATGTGCTTGTATTGCTCACCATCTATACCATCCAAGATCTCTAGTGCCTTTCTTTTTGCATAGTGGCAGCTCAACGGGTTCATCCCAACATGGTAATCCCTCATGATCATCTCTCTCAGAACTTTCGGTTTCAAGTCTCTATTGTCCCGAAAACTGTCTAAGTATCTATTAGCAGCCCAAGGTATTGATGCCCGCTTGTTGTGGTAATGGCTGCCACAATTATGATTTGCGTGGAAGGTTTTGATTTGGAAGAATGATTTGCAGTTGGACCAGCTTGCGTGTATTCTCCATGGACAATTTTTCTTGCAAACTGCGGAGACCCACGTCTTCTCATTGTGCTGGTATTTGTAGTCAAATGAATTTTGCACCGCAAACACTTGTAAGGCTTTCTTGAACTCAGTAGGGTTGCTGAACTTCAACCCAACTAATAATTGCACTTTTTCTTTAAGGTCCCACTTCGGCATCCACTCGGGATACCTCTTCACTCTTCTCGGATGACGTTCACCTTCATCATCCTCTTCGCTGCTCATACTGTCAAATGTCTCACTAATTGGGGACATGTCATCTGGGTCAACTGCTGCATCACATCCCTCCTTTGATGTAGATGGTTTATCTCATGACTAATACCATTTGCTAGTTTCTTCCCTTGCCTGCCGTAAAACATTTTCTTCACTTTCAGTGAagatgtcttcttcttcttcttcatcagtgACTTCAAAGTCACTCAACTCAAGGtcttcatcatcatcctcatcttgAGGCTACTGTTGTGGTGGCTGCTATGCTGACTGCCTACGAGATTCCCGGGTAGACTTCCGAACAGACTTCAGGGCAGGCTGCTTTGCTGGCTGCCGGACTGACTGGGTCCGTGGTTTCCGAGTAGACTTCTAGACAGACTTCAGGGCAGGCTATTGTGGTGGCTGCACATAAGGCTGATGTGCAGGCTACACATCAAGCTGCTGTGCTGGCTGCACATCAGGCTGCTGTGCTGGTTGTACAGCAGGCTGCTCCGCTGGCTGTACAGTAGGCTGCTGTGCTGGCTGCACAGCAGGCTGCTCCACTGGCTGTGAACTGTGTTTTGGCACATCATCCTCAAAATATTGAATCTCCACCTCTGAAGGAGTTTGAGAAAGAAGCAACATTGGGGACACCACTTCAATAGGGACTGATTCAACCTCTTCATGGtccacaaacacatgcaacctcTTCCTGTGACCATTTATGATCCCAGTTATCATATTTTCATAATCTTTGTTTGAATTCAGACCGTGTATATCTTCGTTGCTTTGATTGTCGTACTTGTAGTACATTGCCGGTATGTCATTGTATCGGTACCCCAAGTACCCTTCTAGTCCAGTtgttgaatttccataatgtccCCTCCTATATACTTCATCCTGTGTCCGGACAGAGACCCATGATGGTAAATGATTAGATCAAACATTGTATCCATTTCTGCACAAAgtacaaaaattatgttatgGACAATTGAATGAGTACTAAGTTAACAAGTAATTAACACACTTTTAATAGAATGTGTGGATGAGCATCCActaaattaatagaatttgtaTTGTTGGGCACTTAACTCTAACAAACTGGACCTATTAACTAAgagtaataaaacataaacttaaaatcattttcactcacaacaacaacaacagtgTCTTCTctgttccaaaagaaaaaaaaaaaaaaaaaaaaagccagatTGGGATGAGATTTGTCCAACCAATAATGACAAGATTTTGATGCTAATCTAACACAGTGCATTGGAGACCATATGACATACTCATTCAAGACCTTTTATTACCTTTTATTCTAATCTAATATAGTGCACTGGGGATCACAAAACACATACGAATTCAAGACCTTTTAAGAAACATAATGTTAAACCTACCATACCAACATTGTTAGAACTAGCATCAATGAGTGTGGACCTTTTAGAGTCTGAGAGTTACTACATTCAACTTTTTGGAAGTTGAAAGACCTAAAAATTTGAATCCcagaacccaattctttacacatcgtttccaacaacattcagacaacaacatgacagaaaatgctAAAAGTTACAACCgacaaaaacacacaaaacacagTGTATTGGGGACCCTTCATAATGCTCGGCACTTTATGCTTTGCCCACAAAAccaaactcatatatatatatatatataaagttacaTAACAACCAACCCCAACACAAAAGATGTATATAAAGCTTCTTGGGTTTCTGCATATCACAAACAAAGTTCACACAAAGCATCAAGAAATATCACATTCGGGTCTCAGAAATACCTTCTGTCTTTTGCTGGTACTCTGTCGTGAGTGGGTTCCAAGAAAGTTGGCCGAGTGGGTTTCGGGAAAGTCAAACTGCTGCCTCCGACAACAATTCCGGCCTAAATGCTGGAACTAGCTTTGGGGGAGATTGAACGGGGCGAGAAGGAACGAAAGAGATTTGGGGGAGAAAGAAGAATTTGAGGATTTAGGGCTACAAATTATCGGAAGTTAAGAAAAATGATACTTTCTGCATCAAAAAGAAATATCTTTACtctgtgtttttttgaaaagtcccaatttttttttgaaaagtcccaatttttttttgaaaattccctCTTAAGTGATGTGGCAGTGGAGAGAGGCTGATGTTGATGTTTATCTTAGGCTGAGGTGTGCACGGAGACATGTGTCGCGCATGTACACCGACACCTGCccaatgacgtgggtggacATTAAATTTGGATgggaaatcagacggaggtactattttcatcttttcatataccacaggtaccaaattttataaaaagtgaaactgatggggtaaaaaataaaggtcgtaaagcacatggggcaaatatatatttaaccctacaataaattcttgttttgttatttgttttgtgtaattttcatcattttcaaCAAAGTGAAATCTGAATCACACATACTTACACATGTCATGTGGTTTACGTACTCTCTGACCCGGCCCATATATAGTTTTACTGTGGTTGCAGTATACTAAATGTAAACAATACaatcatgaaaaataaaatataagaaaaagtaaaaggaaaaagttgtgGAATTAATTGGTGTTTGTCTAAAGCAATTGTTGCTGGTAAACCATAATGTCGTACTAATTAAGATCTTTGACATGTAATTAAACAGATACTTTCCTAGACTCCAAACAATAATATTAATGGTAATCTAGATCGTTGTGTATTcttatttgtgtgtgtgtgttagaaATTAAACAAGGTGGAGGTCTGAGAACAAATCCAGgtaaaaaaatctacaaagaaCAGTGACATGGCACACTTCCAATATTGGccccattaaaaaaagaaaaaaagaaaaaaaaatccaaatcatATGCAACAAACTTTACTTGTCATTTGGCTACGGTGTATTGATTCCATAATTGGGTGCATGCACCAAGGACTATATTAATTAATACATAGGGCCTTTGTTATATAGTCTTCTAAATTCAAacgacaaaaaagaagaagttaagtACACATTGTTATAAGTTTAAAACTTTGATCAAGACAAACAAACTttaaattagtatttttttttttttaacaaatgttagaatattatctACTAGCATTTTTATGAGTCATCCTTTCCACGTGTGGCAATTATATAAAAGAAGAGATCGAACAAGTTATAGGCACATGCGGGTAGGCCAGACACAGCTGGGGTGGCTGGTAGGAGCCATGACCCCCCTAGTTCATttgacaaacaaaacaaaacaaaataaaataaaataaaataacaaatatatagTTTGATTTTCAGTTTATTTGGCCCCTacctattaaaatttttggcCCTACCCATTAGAAATTTTGGTCCATTTTTACGATTAAAGTGTGGAGGAATAAACCATTTAAAGCTTATATGTGTCGATTGGTTCTTAATTTGTGAAACGGTCTATAATTTGTGGAGAaatagaaatgaattaaaatatgAGTACATGCCGAAACCAAATGAGCAAATTTCTTAGCATATTTTTTTGGAGGTTCCTTCTTGAGTGCTGAGAACTTGGGAAGAgggagatttttttaaaaaaaaaaaaaatcttgaaaatattgatttttgcAGAAATTGAAATCTTAATAAAGAAATTTTGGGTTAATAAGCGGTTCAACTACGCCGTGAAAAACACTACTCCACCATATTATGACTGATATTACCTAttgaatgaaatgaaatattggTTTATGTTGTAGATGATGTAGTGTAGagttaagaagaaaaagaagaagaagaagaagaagaaaaaagaaaaaatgaagtttttttttttttttttctttctttttctacacACAGAAGAGACTCAAGAATACGTTGAAAACTTGGAGtagtgataggcaggggccatcctgccggcccctgcccggccctttcctacgtggaaagggccatgtcagttttactgttttttttttcttttttttaaaaaaaaaaaaaaaaaaaaaaaaaaaaaaaaaaaatttcaaaattcaaaacaaatggTCGACTCATCTAAtcccattttcttcatttcagtTCAGACGTTCCCCCCattttttccctccctctctccatctgcCCATTTTCTTCCCACCGCCGACCGCGAAGAACGACCCGCCACCGCCGTTCTCCACGCACAACCGGCCGCGCTGTTCTCCGCCGGTTCCATCGACCCATTTCCGGCCCAGAACGACCCAACGCCGTCGTTGTTCCAGTTCCGGGGCCGCGCCGTTCTCCACCTCCGGCCGAAACGCACGACCCAACGCCGTCGTTGTTCCAGTTCCGGGGCCGCGCCGTTCTCCACCTCCGGCCGAAACGCACGACCCGTCGACCCATTTCCGGCCCAGAACGACCAAACTCCGTCGTCGTTCCAGTTCCGGCGGCCCGCCACCGCCGTTCTCCACGCACGACCCGGCACCATCGTTCTCAACGCACGACCCAACTCCGTCGTTCTTCCAGTTCCAGCGGCGACCAGCTAAACCATTCGTTCTCCACCGTCGTTCTCCACCTCCGGCCAACACTTAGGGTTCCGGCGACCCATTTCCGGCTCTGGTAccgatctcccccatttttgcgttttttcagttattttcagagtTGCTTTAGTTCTTTGCTGTGATTTGTTGTTTTTGGCTATTGGGTTTCCGGTTATACCGATGATGCCCACTAAAATTTCCATTTTGCTGAACTTGGTTGCTCTGCATTTCATTTATTGTGTGTTTTTTCACTATAAACTTCACTATTATTCTGATGAAACCCACTCGAATTCTGCTCGAaccctttcaaattatttgcaTAAAACCCACTTGGGTTCTGCTGCGCCTTTCCACTATTTCGACCATTATTCCCACTAAAGTTTCCTCCTCCTTCAACTGGCCTGCTCTGATATGTACTGCTAGAGATTTGCCTATAAGGCCCACTAGGATTCTGATcatattaatttgaattttgccCATAAACCCCACCAAAACTTCCAGCTTGCCCAATCTTCCAATCTTCCACCACGCCTAGAGCCACTAATAGTGCACACATGACAGCAACACTTCTTCCATGACctaaaatagaaagaagtaacaagaggaaagaaaaagtcAACTACACACCTCACTACTTGAACGCATAAAACAAGATTAGGCCAGAAAATAAATTCTCATGTCAATTCATCTCAATGCTATAATGAAAACTTTTTCATAGTTCATGTAGAAATTCTTAGGATATAGGTTCAACTAGTCCTAGTTGTAATATGCCTTTATTCTTCATTAAGCAAAATATGGCCCCTTGCTAGAAACCCAGTGCTTATAAAAGCTATAGATATGAATTGCAAGAATGACTGGGCAGGCAACCTAAAAATGAAATCCTGTGCCATCAGAATGCTAGAAAAATTTTATGAGAGAACCTGagactttatatatttatatatataaatatataaatatattgtatatattgcCCCTTCCTTCAGATTCAGAATGTCATGAATTTATATATTGTATGGTCATGGCTAACACTTTTCTTGTAGAGCAAACCGTTTAtgttcttttattaattaattaattttctaagGTTCAATCTGGAAGGTTGAGCTTTTCAGAATTGAAATTATGTAAGGTGAACAATTTGTTAGAATGATAGAAGATGTATAGGGTAAGTCCATGCCACCTTTTTGTTCTTATTAAATTCGCTCCACATGTACTGTTTAAATCTTTGGACTTCAAAGCATCCTATGCCAAGTATGTTTTCTGTTCTGTCTCTAATTGCACAAGTCAAAAGCACATAATTCATCCATCCTCTTATCTTTTTTATGCAAGCTGATCATGGTTGTAATGTTGTATAACTGCATAGACTTGATACGGTAATTTTGTCCCATCCTTTTCAATGATTTCTTCTGACAAATATTCTCTTATGTACTTGACATGTCCAGCATTATGGAATGATCttatcttaaagaaaaaaaaatgattttcatatgatcattttttgtgtgtttgtgcttcgttatttctttatttaattttctgatCCTCCTAGTTATTCCGTTAATAACCGCATGCATAGAAGATTGGTagaatttgaggatttttttctttttattatgttAGATGGATTTTGGTGGAATCTGAGCTTGTCACTTATCTAAAGGTTATGattgtatatttcttgtttGAGTAACATATATTTAGCCTCCCAATTCAATATATAGAAAATTCTCATGTCATGTGCTTCTGAATTTAGGCACAAGTAAATGTCTACAACAAGTGATTTGTCAAGCGGTCATCCGTTATGTAAGTGTGGAATTCCTGCACGTCTAAGGTACTCTTGGACCACATCCAATCCCGCTAAAAAATGGTATGGATGTAAtaactacaaggtaatttttgttatattttgaaattagctttgtgttatatttcgTCGTTAGTAGTTCATGACATTTTTGTTGACCCTTGTTTTTTTCATGTAGAAAgccggtgattgtgatttttttgaatggGCTGATAAGAAGATGTCTGCATACGAGAAGGGATTAGCGCAATATCTGAAGGAGACGGAGGAGAGAAGACAGGCTGACAATGACAAAGTTGaggaattaattgaaaaaaaatgcaaggaacAATTAGCGCAacatttgaaagaaatggaggagaaagttgaggaattgattgaaaaaaaatgtaaggaacAATTAGCGCAACGTAACGAGAAGATGATTCGTGTTTTGTTGTTAGTTGTCATTTTGCTGTTAGCCTTTCATTTTTGTAGTTATAGTGAACCTAGACCTACCAACTTGATGTTAAAATGAAAACAATTCAGTTGTAAGAgacttttttctgtttgtacGAATATCCTAAATGTATGTTAATCttaattgttgttttttggTCTTAAATTGAACTGCCAACAtgcagttggtatcagagctagatTTCACGGAAAGGATGGCTTGGATTGATGTTGCAAGAACTTTAGACATACTTCTTGTAATCTGCAACCGCTTAGGAAGCTGCTGAAATTTTTTCCAGCAGCTCTTGTGActtgatttttatgtttcttgGTTCTTTAGAATGTTTATTAACATGTTGGGACCTTGATTTGATCATCCCAATCCCAAGAGACTGGTTGCATGTTTAAAGTTCGATTAAATTGTTTGCACCAAGACAGTGTTGCTGCAAAATTAGCCACCGAGGAACTGCTTATCACCCCCTGGACTCTCTCTGTTGCCAGGTCTCACTCTCTCTGATTTACATACCTTTTTCACGATCCATTTCAGCTTTTGATGGTTTAGTTTTAACTTTTGCTTAATCTGTATTTCTTCAGTTTGTCTTTAGTGAACTTCAGTGGGTTCTGGTGGTTTTGTGCTTGAATCCACTAGCTCCTTTAACATGATTCTGAGCTAGCTTCACTTTTTGGTCTAATTTTCAGAATCTGGAAGTTCCTGGAATACTTTGTGGAATAATTCCTTTCCGTAATTACATCTTGAAGCTTGTGATTTTttactctctcttttcttcttcttttcggtTGTGAAACAGTATGCATGGTTGCATTCATCGAGTTTTTTTCCCCAATAGGAAAGGAAATTCTGCTTGATCTTATGCTACTTTGGATTGCTTTTCACCTgaaagttttcttctttttttttttttttttctattatgcaACTGCCATAAAACTAACGGTATGCAacagagtaatgctatatatacgTATGCATATGGTAAATATGTTTGATATTCAGAAGCTAAAGATGATACTATGAGATCGCAATGGTCTACTAATAGTAGTTTTTACATTTCCCAAAATATACCAAACAGCTTAATTTCTCTGCCAGTGATCTACGGCAACTTCTCCACAGCAATTTTCCACCCCACTTGGAGTAACCCATTTCAGCTTGCCATGTATGTCTCAGAATCTCATCTCCAGAAATTGTGATTCCTGAAAACCCAGCTTGCCATGTTGAGTTATATAAAGAAAACCCAAATTTCATGCAAAAATATAAGGGAAGTAAAAATTACAGAGATCTCTACCCCTATGGCTCATCAAGAAAGCTAATTTGTTAGTTATGAGAAGGAAGTAAGAAATCCAAACTTGAAGAAGACCCTTTCCTAAGAGCCAGATTCTAAGAAGGGAAgattaaaggaagagagaaatggACAAAATATCAATGCAACAGCTGGGGATTAAGACAGAGtgaaaagaaactgaaaaacaGAGCAAGTAATCTCCAAAGTAATTTGTTTAATTCTGAAGTTTGTGACATTCATTAAAAGCCTAATCTGAGCCTTCGTATCAACTTATTTGAACCCTAGAGAAACCAAAAGATACCTGAGTAATACCAATTCATGTTAGGACTCAACATCACGATAGCTGAACAAACAAAATCCCATAAAATACAGCTTCTAATCTACATGAAAAACCTCAAACCAAAATTCCGGTACATAAAAAGCTTTTAAagttccaatatttttttttagaagcaGAATGTTTGGGTGCAGCACTGGAATAACATAACAAAACTACTACTCACCAATTATATCATcagaaaaagggggaaaaaaaaggcACCAAAATTACTATAGCTGACCAAACAAAATCTCAAACCAAACTTCCATTACATAAAAACTCCCACAAATAAATCTTAATTTCTATATGAAAAAGATCTTCCAATTTTTCTATATCTTCATAATCTTCATTTCCAgcaacttttttcttcttttaaagttccattttttttttgggaagcaGAATGTTTTGGTGTAGCACTGGAAAAACATAACAAGGCTGTAACTACTCACCCATTATATCATCAgaataaggggaaaaaaaaaaaaaaaaaggacaccTGATTCTGCTGtctagaaatttttaaaattctagaatttttaaaaacataacaaAGCAGTAACTACTCACCCTTTAAAATTGAAGGGAGCACATGTAAGCCATATGGAAGAAGTCAACCAATAAGACCTCATTAAACAGCTTGGATATTGCTTTTTCCAAAGCTCCCATACTATCATGGATTATTAATCCAATTAAAGTAGTACTTAATCTGTCCTATACCATGATCAAGAGATATAATGACAATAGGAAAGTAATTATaggaaaactaaaataaaataaaataaattaaaaaaccacaaaacacaACTTCCTGAAGATGCAAGACAACTGGTAGCAACACAAGAAACAAGTAAAAAATGACAGAATGCCAGATGCCACAAGAACTACTACAGAACACAAACAGGAGACATTGAGATATCCACAAACAAGCGAAACCTGAggattttgaaaatatgttggTCCCAACAATATGGCACAAAAGTTTCCCTTTTCTGCCCTTAGTGACAAAAGGCATCTAATGTCATCT carries:
- the LOC133863106 gene encoding uncharacterized protein LOC133863106; the protein is MSPISETFDSMSSEEDDEGERHPRRVKRYPEWMPKWDLKEKVQLLVGLKFSNPTEFKKALQVFAVQNSFDYKYQHNEKTWVSAVCKKNCPWRIHASWSNCKSFFQIKTFHANHNCGSHYHNKRASIPWAANRYLDSFRDNRDLKPKVLREMIMRDYHVGMNPLSCHYAKRKALEILDGIDGEQYKHIREYANALLHWNQGPLAYIQRD